From the Mycobacterium noviomagense genome, the window ACCATCCCCGCGTCGTGCAGATCGGTGTTCCGCTGCAGTCCCGTGAGCTCTACGGCAAGCCGCAGTTCTGGCCCCTGTGGGAAGCCGCGGCCGACGCCAATCTTCCGGTGGCCGTGCACATCGAAACCGGTGAAGGCATCGGGTACCCGCCAACACCGTCGGGGCACACCCAGACCTACGAGCAGTACGTCAGCTTCATGGCGCTGAACTACCTGTACCACCTGATGAACATGATCGCCGAGGGAGTCTTCGAGCGTTTCCCGACGCTGAAGTTCGTCTGGGCCGACGGTGCCGCCGATTTCGTCACGCCGTTCATCTGGCGGATGGACACCTTCGGCCGGCCGCACTTGGAGCAGACGCCGTGGGCGCCGCGGATCCCGAGTGACTACCTGCCCGGGCATGTGTACTTCATCGCCGGCGGTCTGGACGGCCCTCCGCGCGACGCCGAGTTCGCCGACCAGTGGTTCGGCTTCACCGGCAAGGAAGACATGGTGATGTTCGGCTCGAGCTATCCGCACTGGCAGTGCTGGGATGCCAGCCAGCTGCCCAGCGCGCTCACCGCCGAGCAACGCGAAAAGGTGTGCTGGCGCAACGCCGCTGGGCTCTACGGCATAGACATTCCGGCACAGTTGGCCGCACAGTAGACGTAGACCAAGGGAGACCGCGATGACGCTGATACAAACCCAAGAACGGGTTCCCGCGAAGGAGCAAATCGCCGTCCGGTGCGTGGACTCCGACGTCCACCCGGTACCGAAACGCGGTGAGCTCACTCAATACATCCCCGAGCCGTGGCGCAGCAAGTTCTTCCTGCAGCACCGGGTCGGCGAGCTCATCTACTACGACGCTCCCGACTACGCGCACTCCTACGCCATGCGGGTGGATACCTTCCCGCCCGACGGCGAATTCCCCGGCAGCGACCCGGACATGGCGTTCCGGCAGCTGATCATGGAGGCCGGCTCCGACATCGCGATTCTCGAGCCCGCCGCGCGCAGTCCGAAGCATCCCGAAGCACACCAGGCGATGTCGTCCGCACTCAACGATTGGCAGGCCA encodes:
- a CDS encoding amidohydrolase family protein, coding for MIQHPDGTRTPVIDASVHIFSASTPDIRKFLREPFKSRGFPDYEMDWYGAPGGEYARDTHGPDRSYPGSNPDFVGNHLFNERGVDVAVLHPMGRGIMPDRHLGSALCAAHNEMMVARWLENAEFGERFRGTIRLNPDDIAGALRELAKYKDHPRVVQIGVPLQSRELYGKPQFWPLWEAAADANLPVAVHIETGEGIGYPPTPSGHTQTYEQYVSFMALNYLYHLMNMIAEGVFERFPTLKFVWADGAADFVTPFIWRMDTFGRPHLEQTPWAPRIPSDYLPGHVYFIAGGLDGPPRDAEFADQWFGFTGKEDMVMFGSSYPHWQCWDASQLPSALTAEQREKVCWRNAAGLYGIDIPAQLAAQ